The following proteins are co-located in the Clostridiales bacterium genome:
- a CDS encoding winged helix-turn-helix transcriptional regulator, producing the protein MDIVNVLKALSDETRLRILNLLDEKELCVCDIVESLDVLQTKASRHLSYLKKAGLLTSRKNAQWVYYSLLKNQNIEFVNDLIQKTLRGTEPYDTDLIHLEAWLSRKQIDC; encoded by the coding sequence TTGGATATTGTAAATGTTCTGAAAGCGTTGTCTGATGAGACCCGACTGCGAATCCTGAATCTTCTTGATGAGAAGGAACTCTGTGTCTGCGACATTGTGGAGTCTCTGGATGTTTTACAGACGAAAGCATCCAGACATCTCAGCTATCTGAAAAAAGCAGGTTTACTCACAAGTCGTAAAAATGCACAATGGGTTTATTATTCTCTCTTAAAAAATCAAAATATTGAATTTGTCAATGATTTGATTCAGAAAACGCTGAGAGGGACCGAACCCTATGATACAGATCTGATCCACCTGGAAGCATGGCTGAGCCGTAAGCAGATCGATTGCTGA
- a CDS encoding S8 family serine peptidase: MCKKILAVIALMIVLLGFNLLNVPSYSYALTESNPFSASDKAHNELLQLMKGEGDIKTSKLSKLSLDEERQNDQKQKQASKELEEKRYIVKFNDSASLQKVYDVVKTYDYELIGKSEQRMLAVKLDDLAKFKLQAAEMIEFIEQDHLMKLHAVPNDAYYSEQWGLTAVNMPKAWDVSKGSNKVFVAVIDSGVERSHLEIAKADVRAGYDYIYGGSCDWDFFEGHGTNVTGIIGAATNNSTGIAGVNWNVAVIPLAVVDFSGKIYESVVIQAINDAAAMGCDVINLSIGGPDYSDAMNRAIQNALSKGCIVVASAGNDGNSSYSYPASYDGVISVGSVNSDLSRSSFSQYNNAVDVVGPGSNILTTADPKYSYSDYEYVDGTSFSAPHVSGIAALAAARDSTLTPAKMRSLIQTTSKDLGTKGYDNYFGYGLINAGEIMKVISNPPTVPAGLTVSVTGSKQCTLKWSAVSGAASYTIYRATSAEGSYTKLATATGTSYIDSGVKSGSSYWYKISATNGVGTSAQSGAVSVIIAIPGVPTGLTTSVTSASQCTVKWSAVAGAVSYDVYRATSATGTYTKLATVTSASYVNSGLTKGSAYWYKVSATNGLGTSAQSGAASVTMGIPGVPGSLTTSITGSGQCTIKWSAASGAVSYDLYRATSSSGTYTKLTTVTGTSYVNSGLTSGASYWYKVSAVNAMGASAQSAAASVKIAIPAVPSGLAANVTGSTQVTVKWSAASGAASYDIYRATSASGSYTKLGASTGTSYMDNGVKKGSSYWYKISAANAIGASAQSGAASVTIAVPGVPTGLIASVTSTSQCTIKWSAVSGAVSYDVYRGASATGTYTKLTTVTGTSYGDSGLKAGASYWYKVAATNAIGTSAQSAASSVSLATPGVPAGLTAGVTGSSQCTVKWNGVSGAASYDVYRAPSASGAYTKLATVTTSSYADNAVAAGASYWYKISAANPLGVSAQSSAISVKIAVPAVPSGLTISVTSSSQSTLKWNAASGAVSYDVYRASSSSGTYTKLATVTSPAYTDTGLKTASSYWYKVSASNALGTSAQSAAVSVTMAIPGVPSGLATAVTSSTQCTVKWSPVSGAVSYDIYRATSATGTFSKLATITGASYGDSGLKAGSSYWYKVRATNALGSSAQSAAANVTIAVPAVPAGLTASITGGSQCTVRWSSVSGAVSYDIYRATSAAGTYTKLTTVTGTSYLDNGVTTGSSYWYKASAVNAMGASAQTSAVSVKIAAPGVPAGIITSVTSSTQCVVKWNAVSGAVSYDIYRAASATGTYTKLANVTSASYTDNGLTTGSAYWYRISAVNALGASAQSGAVSVSMAIPGVPAGLTTGVTSSSQCILKWSAASGAVSYDIYRATSATGTFTKIGTAAASSYTDSGLKSGTSYWYKVRSTNALGSSAQSSAVSVTMGIPTVPSGLTASVTGSSQCTIKWSAASGAVSYDIYRATSSAGTYTKLATVTATSYGDNGVAAGSAYWYKVSAANAMGASAQSGAVNVTIAIPGAPSGLITSVTSSSQCTVKWSGVSGAVSYDVYRSTSSAGTYTKLTTVTGTSYVNSGLTAGSSYWYKVSAVNALGASAQSGAVGMTIAVPSVPSGLAVSVTGTTQCTVKWTGVSGAVSYDVYRATSASGTYTKLATVTTNSYINTGLTSGSSYWYKISATNAMGTSAQSGAVSVKLAIPGIPAGVTASVTGSTQCTLKWSAVAGAVSYDVYRATSAAGTYTKLTTVTANSYANSGLTVGATYWYKVSAVNALGSSAQSSPVSVSIPVPVTGILLNPNTMLLMEGGATGTLTATVSPVNATNKAVTWTSSDNNVATVVNGIVTPVSTGTTTITAAAQAGGFKATCTVTVKPAVIQVSGISLDKEHLILIAGGSEEAINATVKPETASNKKVIWISSDTDVAMVNDGIVTPVSSGSATITATTEAGGFTDTCSVTVSPPEEEEPDLITQGFGVVAGFSTFDPRDVKLFAINGEAKIYPVSDELDYVSRGQLVYYELNEEGEIVVLDSDNAVSTDSGTIILSSSEIDLNGTVYSIQADVSVFFYGGVTPEADSSRYDIGTIGHLIYGSPINSPVSIYVVQGEVVAMLVPKSANSVPEPTGLKGIAPTSDADDDGRITGTNSDMEYKLSTETNYIEAIGTEISGLAAGDYHVRYAARDGKPAGGKVTVTVPPYIGADHYGLVVEFDHSFDPRVKLMGNHDGGTGVYLISRDIDIDLLKGWVIAYGLDESGEIGAIDRLEGIQADTGLKIESSSSLSFGESPFEISDDVMVFTYDGSGPDNDGNKYKMTSIEEVVGLYTSPVMIYTDEKGLVVALLIPASS; encoded by the coding sequence ATGTGTAAAAAAATCTTGGCCGTAATTGCGCTTATGATTGTTCTTTTGGGATTTAATCTTCTGAACGTTCCTTCATACTCCTATGCGTTGACGGAAAGCAATCCCTTTTCCGCCTCTGATAAAGCCCACAATGAGCTTCTGCAGCTTATGAAGGGGGAGGGTGATATTAAAACTTCCAAGCTTAGCAAGTTATCTTTAGACGAGGAAAGGCAGAACGATCAAAAGCAGAAGCAAGCTTCTAAAGAATTAGAGGAAAAGCGATATATCGTTAAATTTAACGACAGTGCTTCTCTGCAAAAAGTTTATGATGTTGTAAAAACATATGACTATGAACTGATTGGTAAAAGCGAACAGCGCATGCTTGCGGTAAAGCTGGATGATTTGGCAAAGTTTAAGCTTCAAGCGGCGGAGATGATTGAATTCATCGAGCAAGATCATCTCATGAAACTTCATGCGGTTCCCAATGACGCTTACTATTCCGAGCAATGGGGTCTGACCGCTGTTAATATGCCAAAGGCATGGGATGTTTCAAAAGGTTCAAATAAAGTATTTGTTGCGGTAATCGACTCCGGTGTCGAGCGGAGCCATCTTGAAATAGCGAAAGCAGATGTGCGGGCTGGGTATGATTACATATATGGCGGATCGTGTGACTGGGATTTTTTTGAAGGGCACGGTACAAATGTTACGGGAATCATTGGAGCTGCTACCAATAATTCAACTGGGATTGCAGGTGTCAACTGGAATGTAGCCGTCATTCCGTTAGCGGTTGTTGATTTCTCGGGTAAAATTTATGAATCTGTTGTAATTCAAGCGATTAATGACGCAGCAGCCATGGGGTGTGACGTAATCAATCTCAGCATAGGTGGACCAGACTATTCCGATGCCATGAATCGTGCGATTCAAAATGCGCTCTCAAAGGGATGCATAGTTGTAGCTTCTGCCGGAAATGATGGAAATTCCTCATATTCCTATCCTGCATCCTACGACGGCGTCATCAGTGTTGGTTCTGTTAACAGTGATTTATCTCGTTCCTCCTTTTCTCAGTATAATAATGCTGTTGATGTAGTCGGACCGGGATCTAATATATTGACCACTGCAGATCCCAAATATTCATACTCGGATTATGAATATGTGGACGGGACTTCGTTTTCCGCCCCCCATGTTTCCGGAATTGCCGCACTGGCTGCAGCCCGTGATTCTACGCTGACTCCGGCGAAAATGAGAAGCCTGATTCAAACCACCAGTAAGGATCTTGGAACAAAAGGGTATGATAATTATTTTGGATATGGTCTGATCAATGCCGGCGAAATCATGAAGGTGATTTCCAACCCTCCGACGGTACCTGCGGGGCTGACGGTAAGTGTAACAGGCAGCAAGCAGTGCACCCTTAAATGGAGCGCTGTCAGTGGAGCCGCATCCTATACCATATATCGCGCAACAAGCGCAGAAGGAAGCTACACCAAGCTGGCAACCGCAACGGGAACCAGTTATATTGACAGCGGAGTGAAATCCGGTTCGTCCTATTGGTATAAGATAAGCGCCACCAATGGAGTCGGAACAAGCGCCCAATCAGGAGCTGTCAGCGTAATCATTGCCATTCCAGGTGTACCTACCGGACTTACCACAAGCGTAACCAGCGCCAGCCAGTGTACCGTGAAATGGAGTGCAGTGGCCGGGGCAGTTTCTTATGATGTATACCGGGCAACAAGTGCAACCGGAACCTATACAAAACTAGCGACAGTAACTAGCGCCAGCTACGTGAACAGCGGATTGACCAAGGGTTCCGCTTATTGGTATAAGGTAAGCGCCACCAATGGATTAGGGACAAGTGCGCAATCAGGCGCAGCCAGTGTTACCATGGGAATTCCCGGTGTGCCTGGGAGTTTGACGACAAGTATCACCGGCAGCGGTCAGTGTACCATAAAATGGAGCGCCGCCAGCGGTGCTGTCTCTTATGATTTATATCGAGCCACAAGTTCCTCAGGGACATACACAAAACTGACTACAGTGACTGGAACAAGTTATGTGAACAGCGGATTGACCTCAGGAGCTTCCTACTGGTATAAGGTCAGTGCTGTAAATGCAATGGGAGCAAGCGCTCAGTCTGCAGCAGCCAGTGTAAAAATAGCAATTCCAGCTGTACCGTCAGGACTTGCAGCAAATGTAACTGGAAGTACGCAAGTTACGGTGAAATGGAGTGCTGCAAGCGGTGCGGCTTCCTATGATATTTACCGAGCCACAAGCGCGTCTGGAAGCTACACCAAGCTGGGAGCCTCAACTGGAACCAGCTACATGGACAATGGAGTAAAAAAAGGTTCTTCTTATTGGTATAAAATAAGTGCAGCCAATGCAATAGGAGCAAGCGCTCAGTCGGGTGCGGCAAGTGTAACCATTGCAGTTCCTGGCGTACCAACGGGCTTGATCGCGAGCGTTACGAGCACAAGCCAGTGCACCATTAAATGGAGCGCTGTCAGCGGAGCGGTTTCTTATGACGTATACCGGGGTGCAAGCGCAACGGGTACCTATACAAAACTCACAACGGTAACCGGCACCAGCTACGGAGACAGCGGGCTGAAAGCGGGAGCTTCCTACTGGTACAAGGTAGCAGCAACAAACGCAATTGGAACAAGCGCTCAGTCTGCTGCGTCAAGCGTGAGCCTTGCCACTCCAGGTGTACCCGCAGGCCTTACGGCAGGAGTAACCGGCAGCAGCCAATGCACTGTCAAGTGGAATGGGGTCAGCGGAGCCGCTTCCTACGACGTATACCGGGCTCCAAGTGCTAGCGGAGCCTATACAAAGCTGGCAACCGTCACGACATCCAGTTATGCGGACAATGCAGTGGCCGCCGGAGCTTCCTACTGGTACAAAATCAGCGCGGCAAACCCACTGGGAGTAAGCGCCCAGTCCAGCGCGATCAGCGTGAAAATTGCTGTTCCTGCTGTGCCCTCCGGACTGACAATAAGTGTAACAAGCAGCAGTCAAAGTACTCTAAAATGGAACGCGGCAAGCGGAGCCGTATCCTATGATGTATATCGGGCCTCAAGCTCATCGGGGACTTATACAAAACTTGCAACCGTAACCAGCCCTGCTTATACGGATACCGGGCTAAAAACCGCTTCCTCCTACTGGTATAAGGTCAGTGCCTCCAATGCATTGGGAACCAGTGCCCAGTCAGCAGCTGTCAGCGTAACAATGGCCATTCCAGGAGTTCCATCTGGTCTTGCGACTGCCGTAACGAGCAGCACCCAATGTACTGTTAAGTGGAGTCCTGTGAGCGGAGCGGTATCGTATGATATATACCGGGCCACAAGCGCAACCGGAACTTTTTCAAAGCTTGCAACGATAACCGGTGCAAGTTATGGCGACAGCGGATTAAAAGCGGGTTCTTCCTATTGGTATAAAGTAAGAGCAACAAACGCCTTAGGATCCAGCGCTCAATCGGCGGCAGCCAATGTAACCATAGCGGTTCCGGCAGTACCAGCGGGGCTTACTGCAAGTATTACCGGGGGCAGTCAGTGTACTGTCAGATGGAGTTCCGTAAGCGGAGCTGTTTCCTATGACATATATCGTGCCACAAGCGCTGCGGGAACCTATACCAAACTGACAACGGTGACGGGCACAAGCTATTTAGACAATGGTGTAACTACAGGGTCCTCCTACTGGTATAAAGCCAGTGCCGTCAATGCTATGGGAGCCAGTGCGCAGACCAGTGCGGTCAGTGTGAAGATCGCTGCCCCAGGCGTTCCGGCGGGAATCATAACCAGCGTAACGAGCAGCACTCAGTGTGTGGTCAAATGGAATGCGGTCAGCGGAGCTGTTTCTTATGATATCTATCGGGCAGCAAGTGCCACAGGAACCTACACCAAACTAGCAAATGTTACAAGCGCCAGCTACACTGACAATGGGCTGACCACAGGGTCTGCCTACTGGTATCGAATCAGCGCAGTCAATGCGCTGGGTGCAAGCGCTCAGTCTGGAGCTGTTAGCGTTAGCATGGCGATTCCCGGCGTTCCTGCGGGACTCACAACGGGGGTAACAAGCAGCAGTCAATGCATTCTCAAATGGAGTGCTGCAAGCGGTGCTGTTTCCTACGATATCTATCGTGCCACAAGTGCAACTGGAACCTTTACAAAGATCGGAACGGCAGCTGCTTCCAGCTATACAGACAGCGGGCTGAAATCAGGTACCTCCTATTGGTATAAGGTAAGGTCAACAAATGCTCTGGGATCAAGTGCTCAATCATCAGCGGTCAGTGTGACCATGGGAATCCCGACTGTTCCGTCGGGGCTTACTGCCAGTGTCACCGGAAGCAGTCAGTGCACGATCAAATGGAGTGCTGCAAGCGGAGCTGTCTCCTATGATATTTATCGGGCCACAAGTTCTGCGGGAACCTATACAAAGCTTGCCACAGTGACTGCAACAAGCTATGGCGACAACGGTGTGGCAGCCGGTTCTGCTTATTGGTATAAAGTGAGTGCGGCCAATGCCATGGGGGCCAGTGCCCAGTCAGGAGCAGTCAATGTTACCATTGCCATTCCAGGAGCACCGTCGGGTCTGATTACCAGCGTTACAAGCAGCAGCCAGTGCACCGTCAAATGGAGTGGAGTCAGCGGAGCGGTTTCCTATGACGTATACCGTTCCACAAGTTCTGCCGGTACCTATACAAAGCTGACCACTGTTACAGGCACCAGCTATGTAAACAGCGGATTGACCGCAGGCTCCTCCTATTGGTATAAGGTAAGTGCAGTCAATGCACTGGGAGCGAGTGCTCAGTCCGGTGCAGTGGGCATGACCATTGCAGTTCCCTCCGTGCCTTCAGGTCTTGCTGTAAGTGTAACCGGAACAACCCAGTGTACCGTCAAATGGACTGGGGTAAGCGGAGCGGTTTCCTATGATGTGTACCGTGCCACAAGCGCTTCCGGTACTTATACAAAGCTGGCAACGGTAACAACCAACAGTTATATAAATACCGGACTCACATCCGGTTCTTCATACTGGTATAAGATCAGTGCGACAAACGCCATGGGAACAAGCGCTCAGTCAGGAGCGGTCAGTGTTAAACTGGCCATTCCGGGAATACCGGCAGGCGTAACGGCAAGTGTGACAGGCAGCACTCAGTGCACCCTTAAATGGAGTGCTGTGGCAGGTGCGGTTTCCTATGATGTATACCGTGCTACAAGCGCTGCCGGTACCTATACAAAGCTGACCACAGTAACTGCTAACAGCTATGCAAACAGCGGACTCACTGTGGGAGCGACATATTGGTACAAAGTCAGTGCTGTAAATGCACTGGGATCAAGTGCTCAGTCCAGCCCGGTAAGTGTTTCAATTCCTGTTCCTGTTACAGGTATTCTTTTAAATCCGAACACCATGCTTCTTATGGAGGGTGGAGCAACAGGAACGCTGACCGCAACGGTCAGCCCGGTAAACGCAACAAACAAAGCGGTGACATGGACATCTAGCGACAATAATGTCGCAACTGTGGTCAACGGGATTGTGACGCCGGTATCGACGGGAACGACAACGATAACTGCTGCTGCACAAGCCGGAGGCTTTAAGGCAACCTGTACAGTGACGGTGAAGCCGGCTGTTATTCAGGTGTCAGGTATTTCACTGGATAAAGAACATCTCATCTTAATCGCAGGAGGCTCGGAAGAAGCAATAAACGCAACGGTAAAACCAGAAACTGCATCCAATAAAAAGGTGATATGGATTTCTAGCGACACAGATGTCGCAATGGTGAACGATGGAATTGTAACACCAGTGTCTTCGGGTTCGGCAACAATAACCGCAACGACAGAAGCCGGTGGATTTACAGACACCTGCTCAGTGACTGTAAGTCCTCCTGAAGAAGAGGAGCCAGATCTCATTACTCAGGGATTTGGAGTTGTAGCGGGATTTTCCACTTTTGATCCAAGAGATGTGAAGCTGTTTGCTATAAATGGAGAGGCGAAAATATACCCAGTATCGGATGAGCTGGATTATGTGTCAAGAGGTCAGCTGGTCTATTATGAACTCAACGAAGAAGGTGAGATCGTTGTGTTGGATTCCGATAACGCTGTATCAACTGATTCGGGAACAATAATTCTCAGTTCGTCGGAAATCGATTTGAATGGAACCGTCTACAGCATTCAAGCAGATGTGTCGGTCTTCTTTTATGGAGGAGTTACACCGGAGGCTGACAGCAGCAGATATGATATCGGCACTATCGGTCATCTGATCTATGGAAGTCCCATAAACTCGCCGGTGAGCATCTATGTGGTACAAGGCGAAGTGGTAGCCATGTTAGTACCGAAATCAGCAAACAGCGTGCCTGAGCCAACGGGCTTAAAGGGAATTGCACCGACATCTGACGCCGACGATGATGGCAGAATCACTGGAACCAACAGTGATATGGAATATAAGCTCTCAACAGAAACAAATTATATTGAGGCAATCGGTACAGAAATTTCCGGTTTGGCCGCAGGTGACTATCATGTAAGGTATGCAGCGAGGGACGGAAAACCGGCAGGCGGAAAAGTGACCGTGACAGTTCCCCCCTACATTGGAGCGGATCATTATGGATTGGTTGTGGAATTCGATCATAGCTTTGATCCCAGGGTCAAGCTGATGGGGAATCATGATGGTGGCACAGGAGTCTATCTGATCTCCCGGGATATTGATATCGATTTGCTGAAGGGATGGGTGATCGCCTATGGACTTGATGAGTCCGGTGAGATCGGTGCGATCGATCGGCTTGAAGGGATACAGGCAGATACTGGATTGAAAATTGAGAGTTCATCTTCATTGAGTTTTGGCGAAAGTCCCTTCGAGATATCCGATGATGTAATGGTATTTACCTATGATGGAAGCGGGCCGGATAACGACGGCAATAAGTATAAGATGACTTCCATAGAAGAAGTTGTAGGTTTGTATACCTCTCCAGTTATGATTTATACCGATGAAAAGGGGCTGGTAGTGGCACTTCTGATACCGGCGTCCTCTTAA
- a CDS encoding prenyltransferase — translation MVETQYIRDLEEILSHRYDNGADYWTTPDKRLIKGAPFSTLESVNYLLELGLESDDPLLKACADLIFDAWRENGSFKLYPQGAVYPCHTVHAANALCHMGYASDTRLGKIFLHLLDTQYADGGWRCNKFSFGRGPETEYSNPLPTLLALDAFRFSSYFNQEQALDRAVDFLLNHWTIKAPIGPCHYGIGTLFMQVEYPFRSYNLFYYVYVLSFYARSKSDSRFIEALEALESKTKDGQIIVERIVPKLAGLTFCKKGLPSTLGTLRYQEILRNIGQI, via the coding sequence ATGGTTGAAACACAATATATTCGGGATCTTGAAGAAATTCTTTCCCATCGATACGATAACGGCGCAGACTATTGGACGACACCGGACAAGCGCCTGATCAAAGGAGCTCCCTTTTCTACCCTTGAGTCGGTCAACTATCTATTGGAACTTGGCTTGGAATCGGATGATCCCTTACTGAAAGCTTGCGCAGACCTGATCTTTGATGCATGGAGAGAAAACGGAAGCTTCAAGTTATACCCCCAGGGAGCTGTTTATCCATGCCATACCGTACATGCAGCAAACGCGCTCTGCCACATGGGGTATGCCTCTGATACCAGACTCGGAAAAATCTTCCTCCATCTTCTAGACACCCAATACGCCGACGGAGGCTGGCGATGCAATAAGTTCAGCTTTGGCCGCGGGCCGGAAACCGAATATTCCAACCCCTTACCGACACTGCTTGCTCTGGATGCATTTCGCTTCAGCAGCTATTTCAATCAAGAGCAGGCCCTTGACCGCGCAGTCGATTTTCTGCTGAACCACTGGACGATCAAAGCACCCATCGGCCCCTGCCACTACGGAATCGGCACACTGTTCATGCAGGTGGAATACCCATTCCGAAGCTACAACCTCTTCTATTACGTTTATGTACTGTCCTTTTATGCCCGGTCGAAATCAGACAGTCGGTTTATAGAAGCCCTTGAAGCATTAGAATCAAAAACAAAAGACGGTCAGATCATCGTTGAACGAATCGTTCCAAAGCTGGCCGGGCTGACCTTTTGTAAAAAGGGCCTGCCCAGCACCTTGGGAACACTTCGCTATCAAGAAATACTAAGAAACATTGGACAGATCTGA
- a CDS encoding helix-turn-helix transcriptional regulator produces MKEINISRIITDNRRAKGITQEQLAAYMGVSKASVSKWETGQSYPDITFLPQLAAYFNITIDDLMGYEPQMTKEDIKELYHRLSADFANKPFAGVLEECRKIIRKYYSCFPLLMQMAVLLCNHHMLAEEIEEKKRILEEAAELCERIKTECEDLWLTREAASLEGVCFLMMNKPQEVVNLLGETIRPIANDEAGIAQAYLMMGNLSGANRVLQISMYQHLLVLAASGCSLLQLQNEQFEETLRRLLSLAEIFDLERLHPNTMALIYLNGAQGFCMKGDQEKALDMLQRYAVLCTTAFFPCNLHGDAFFYELDGWFEEFDLGKEAVRSEELIKKSMIQSIALNPAFESLKQEPKYKNIIAILETGLETN; encoded by the coding sequence ATGAAGGAAATCAATATTTCAAGAATTATTACTGATAATAGGAGGGCAAAAGGAATTACACAGGAGCAGCTGGCAGCCTATATGGGTGTTTCGAAGGCTTCTGTTTCAAAGTGGGAAACGGGACAGAGCTATCCTGACATTACTTTTCTCCCTCAGCTTGCTGCATATTTCAATATTACCATCGACGATCTGATGGGCTATGAGCCGCAAATGACGAAAGAAGATATCAAAGAACTGTACCACAGATTATCAGCAGATTTTGCAAACAAACCGTTTGCAGGAGTCTTAGAAGAATGCCGGAAAATCATCAGAAAGTATTATTCATGTTTCCCGCTGCTCATGCAGATGGCGGTTTTGCTCTGCAACCATCATATGCTGGCAGAAGAAATAGAGGAAAAGAAAAGAATTCTGGAAGAAGCGGCAGAGCTTTGCGAGAGGATCAAAACCGAGTGTGAGGATCTTTGGTTGACTAGGGAAGCCGCCTCTCTTGAGGGAGTTTGCTTCCTCATGATGAACAAGCCGCAGGAGGTAGTGAACCTGCTGGGAGAAACCATCAGGCCAATAGCCAATGATGAGGCAGGAATTGCACAAGCCTATCTTATGATGGGAAATTTGTCTGGAGCAAATCGGGTCTTGCAAATCAGCATGTATCAGCATTTGCTGGTTCTCGCAGCCTCAGGCTGCAGCCTGCTCCAGCTTCAAAATGAACAGTTCGAGGAAACACTCCGGCGGCTGCTTTCCCTTGCGGAGATATTTGATCTGGAACGCCTTCACCCCAATACCATGGCATTGATCTATCTGAACGGGGCACAGGGCTTCTGCATGAAGGGTGATCAGGAAAAGGCACTAGACATGCTCCAGCGGTATGCGGTGCTTTGCACCACGGCCTTCTTTCCTTGCAACCTGCACGGTGATGCCTTCTTTTATGAGCTTGATGGCTGGTTTGAAGAATTTGATCTGGGAAAAGAAGCGGTTCGAAGCGAGGAGCTGATCAAGAAGAGCATGATTCAAAGCATTGCGCTGAATCCGGCATTTGAGTCCTTAAAGCAGGAGCCGAAGTATAAAAATATCATCGCGATTTTGGAAACGGGCTTGGAAACAAACTAG